The Roseofilum capinflatum BLCC-M114 genomic sequence ATCAGTCAGTGAAGCGTCAAGAATCACCGCTCCTTTAGGACGGTGAGTATGTCAACAGTAACTCTCTTCATGGTTTTAGATCGATTGAGCTAAAGTATATATGAAGCAGTTAACTAAAGATCCGAGTGACATCACCATCTAAAATTGAAGCCGTCAGCGATCGGGCAGCTCACCAGACGAGCCACAGCGAAAACAATACCAAAACGATTATTCTCGCGGGTGTGGTGGGAAATGTGATCGAATGGTATGACTTTGCCCTCTATGGCTATTTAGCTCCCGTCATTTCTCTGCTGTTTTTCCCCCATAACAATGAACTGGTTTCCCTACTACAAACCTATGGTGTGTTTGCAGCCGGGTTTATCATGCGACCTCTGGGGGCAGGAATCTTCGGTTATATTGGCGATCGCGTCAGTCGCCGCACCGAACTCTTTATTTCAGTCATCCTCATGGCCATTCCCACATTCCTGTTAGGTCTGTTGCCCACCTATAAACAGATTGGGGTTGCTGCACCAATTATATTAATTTTACTCAGATTAGTTCAAGGATTATCCGTAGGCGGTGAATTCACTGGATCGGTCACCTATGTCGCTGAAACCGCCCCTCAAACTCGGCGTGGCTTCACCACTAGCTTCGTCAATGTGGGGTCTACCATCGGATTATTATTAGGTTTAGGGATTGTTACCCTAATGACCCATCTCCTCTCTGAGGCCGATCTGCACAATTGGGGCTGGCGCTTGCCGTTCTTATTTGGCGGTATATTGGGATTGACTGGACTCTACATTCGTACAAATCTCCCCGATTCAGAAGTCTTTGAGGAACACCAACAAGAAAGACAAGTTCCCTTACTCAAGGCCCTAAGACAATCCCTAGTCCCTATGGTACAAGCGATGTTTTATGCCGGGGCCTATAGTGCTACCTATTACATTGTGATGGTCTATATCCCCACTTACTTGGATCGGTTCAGCGATATGCCCCGGAGCAGTGTTTTAGGCGTGAATGTGGTTGCCCTGGCTATTCAGATCGGGCTACTTCCCCTCTTCGGTTGGTTATCCGATAGTACCCTACGGCGTAAATCCTTGTTGTTGTTGACAACCCTGGGTCTGGGGTTATTGAGTTTTCCTGGATTTTGGCTGTTGTTGCAACCGAATAATTACGAGGTGTGGTTGGCTCAAATTCTATTAGCTATCTCAATTGTCCCCTTGTTAGCTACTTCCCCAGTAATGATGGTGGAATTGTTTCCCACAGAAACTCGCCTGACAGCCTATTCTCTCTCCTTCAACCTGGGCGCGAGTATTATGGGGGGAACGTCTCTGTTGGTGTGTACCTGGCTAATTAATATCAGTGGTAATGTTTACGCTCCTGCCCTTTATTTAGTGTTCAGCCTTGTCATTAGTGCGATCGCCTTGGGATTTATGAGCGATCGCAGCCGCGAACCCCTACGGTAGACCAACTCGGTTTATATGCCACTCCCCGATCCTAGCGATCGCCATACCATTCGGTGAGCAACAGGGATCTAGTTTGATACAATACTTGAGTCAAGTTGCCCTATCGGAGATCGGGGCATAAAAAATCTATCCTAATGAATTATTATATTGCCCCTCGATTTCTCAATAAAGTTGCCATCCATATTAGTAAAAATTTCCTCGACTTACCCCAAGTGCCCGTTCCTCTCATTCTAGGGATTCACGGACGCAAGGGAGAAGGAAAAACCTTTCAATGTGAATTAATCTTTCAGAAAATGGGCGTGGAAGTTGTCCATATGTCGGCTGGAGAATTAGAAAGTCCAGATGCAGGCGATCCATCTCGGTTAATTCGATTGCGCTATCGGGAAGCAGCAGAACGGATTAAAGTCCGAGGAAAAATGACCGCATTAATGATTAATGATTTGGATGCGGGAGCCGGTCGTTTAGATGAGCGTACCCAATATACCGTCAATACCCAATTAGTGCATGGCACATTAATGAATATTGCCGATCGCCCCACAGATGTACAACTTCCAGGAAGCTACGACCCCACCCCCCTGCACCGCGTCCCCATTATTGTTACCGGAAACGACTTTTCCACCCTCTACGCTCCCCTGATTCGGGATGGACGGATGGACAAATTTTATTGGGAACCCGATCGCCAAGATAAACTAAGCATTGTTAAGGGTATCTTTGCCCCGGATCGTCTTCCCCATGGCACGATTGAACCCTTAATAGATCGGTTTCCTGACCAATCCATTGATTTCTTCGCCGTACTGCGATCGCGCCTGTATGATGAACAAATTTTAAACCTGATCGAAACCGTCGGTTATGACCAAATTGGCAAGCGCTTGGTCAATAGTAAAGAAAAACTCCCCGAATTTCCCAGCCAAACTTGGAGTTTAGACCAACTGCTGCAAACAGCAGAACAATTGCAACAACAACAGCACCATATTAACCGGCTGAAATTATCCCAAACCTACCAACCGAGTCCACCACCAACAACAGCACCCTCCCCCACAGTGGCGGAGAATTTACCCCAAAAGTCCCCTCCTCTTCATCTCCCCTCAGAGATTACCCAACAAGTGCAACAGATTCTCGATGGAGGCTATAGTTTAGCCGTGGAAATGGCTGATTCTCGGAGATTTAGGACAGGATCGTGGCAAAATGGCGGGCCCATATCGGCTCAAAGTCTGCCAGAGGCGATCGCCCAACTGAGCCATATTTTAGCAGAGCATCCCCAAGAGTACATCCGCTTAATTGCCATCGACCGTCAACGCAAACAGCGCATCCTAGAAACCCTGATTCAAAAACCTTGAAGGCTTAATCTCAAAAAAGTATCCCCAACTGCCGATTAAAGTGCTATCCTAGAGTGCAGACCCGGACTTATGCAATTACAACGCCCAAACCTTGTCAGGACCGGAAGGTAGCAGCAATACGGGATGCTTGTAATAGGCGTAAACTCCGGGTCGCCCCGTGTCAGAAGAGGTTGGAAGATGCCAGGTTTAGGAGATTTCGTCAAGAAAGCATTCTATATGGGAGTTGGGGTGGCATCCTATGCAGGGGAAAGGGCCGGAACGGCCATCTCTGATTTGCGTCCCCAGGCCCAGAAACTGGCGAACGAAATGGTAGAGCGGGGCGAAATCACGGCGGAAGAAGCTCGACGGATGGTCGAAGAAATCGTCAACCGCGCTCAACAGCAGGTTAATGAACAAGCTGAAGAAGCCAATGTAGAGGATAAACCAAAAGAACCTCGCCGGATTGAGATTCTAGACGATGACGATCCCGATCTTTCCACAGATGAAGAAGTTCAAGTCAATCATTTACGAGATCAGGTGAATCAACTTAAAGAAGAACTGAAGCGACTCCAGCAAGATTAAGTGGTTATGGAAGATTGGGAAAAAGACTGGCAGAATCTCTGTGAAAGCTTGACTGCTGGAGTTGAAGAATTATTTCGGGAAGTCGAGGAAGAGTTAGGAGAGTGGGTGGGTGAGCTGGCAGAACTCACGGTCGAGATTGCTGAAACTCTTGATGATTTGCTCTTTTCGGATTTAGATGCTTTTTTCAATGAATACATAGAACCCCTTGAGGACTCCAATCCAGATTCAAGGGAAGATGAGCCATTTTACCACCCCTTTGCCGATGTCGATCGCCCTTCAAGTCATCAACCTCAAACTTGTGTGGGATGTCGTCATTACCATGGGCAAGTTTATGGGGGGAATCTGTTGGTCTGTGGAATGCATCCCTATGGGCCAGAAGATTCCTTTTGTCGCGACTGGGAAGGGATGGGGAATGGACAAAACTGAGAGTCAGGTGACCTTCAGGAGGTGAGGAGATCGCTCGATCCCTTACGCTTGATCTGGACTATGGGGTTGATTTAATCAACAAGTTACGTTATACTACAAATGAAGTTTATCCAGGCTTGAGAGCGGTGACTGTGGGAGTTCAGGAACTCAAAGGGCAAAAATTTCGTCATCTCAATCAACTTGACCCATAGGCAAAGGTTCGGCAATCTCGATGATGAACCGAACTGACACATTCTGGAAAATATTCGATCCTAGATCTTAGAAAAGGAGATGAATTTTTGGAAGCCAAGCCAGCACAAATACTTAGTCTAATTTGCGTAAGACAATTAAACTTCAAATTCACCTGAAAGGAGGAGGTATTTAACCCGAAGTTTAGTTTATTTTAGAGACAAAGTAAGTTAGACAAAACCCTGAAATCCCCCCCATCCTGGTAAAGATAAGTTGAAGTTAGGGCATGTCCCAACGGAACCAGGAGCAAAAAGGTGGGTGAACTGATTGCTCCAGTCCGAGTTGTCAAGATTTGGCAATCAATCGGGAACCCTAGAAATAGATATCTCTAATACTAGATGTCCGGGAAACGTCTACGAAACCAAGTAGGCGATTTTTGGCTCTCAAGTTTTTCTGCATTCACCCCGATCATCACGACTACCTAATCCTATGCCTAAGACCATGACCAAGACGCAAACTAAGCCTCCGACCTATACGGCAGATATGGTAAGGACATACTTACATGAAATCGGTCGTATTCCTCTGTTAACCCACGAGCAAGAGATTGTATTGGGTAAACAGGTTCAGCATATGATGCAGTTGATGGAAGTTAAAGAGGAGCAAGAAGCCGAACTCGATCGCCCCATTAGCGACCAGGAATGGGCAGATCGAGTGGAGTTAGATCCTCAAGAGTTGGATCGCATTGTCAAGCAAGGTCAAAGAGCCAAACAAAAAATGATTGAAGCGAACTTGCGTCTGGTGGTGGCGATCGCCAAAAAATACCAGAAACGAAATATGGAGTTTCTGGATTTAATCCAAGAAGGAACCCTGGGCCTAGAACGGGGAGTGGAAAAATTTGACCCCATGAGGGGTTATAAATTCTCAACTTATGCCTATTGGTGGATTCGCCAAGCCATTACGCGGGCGATCGCTCAACAGGGTCGCACGATTCGCCTGCCGATCCACATTACGGAGAAACTCAACAAAATCAAAAAAATACAACGAGAACTCTCCCAACAGCTTGGTCGCAGTGCAACTCCCACGGAAATTGGCAAAGCTTTAGACCTCAAACCCGCTCAAATCCGTGAATATCTCACCCTCTCCCGTCAACCGGTCTCCCTAGACCTACGGGTAGGAGATAATCAAGATACGGAACTGCAAGAACTCTTGGAAGACGATGGCATTTCTCCAGAACACTATGCCACTCAAGAACTCCTGCGCCAAGATCTACACCATCTCATTGCTGACCTGACCCCTCAACAACAAGAGGTGTTGAACTTGCGCTTTGGACTCACCGATGGTCATGAGTTATCCCTGTCTCAAGTGGGTCAACGCATGAGTTTAAGTCGCGAACGAGTCCGCCAACTGGAAAGACAAGCCTTAACCTACTTACGTCGCCATCGGGGTTTGGTTCGTGAGTATTTGGCCAGCTAAGGAGAAGGGTTTAGTCCCCCCAGAAGCGCCCATTATGTAACCCCCAATCTATGGGTGCTTCTGAAATGTATGCACAACACGCTCATTGATCGATCCATAAAATCATTCAAGGAGGAGACCAGGGTGTTTCAGTTTTTTTCATCTCAGATACAACGCTTGACTACAACGTTAGCTCACTCTTCATCGCTGCTAACGCCTCTGGCGATCGCCCTAGTGGTCTCCTTGGGAAATAGCACTCCCTCCCTGGCTCAAACGGCTTCGCGATCGGCTCAAACCGTTACTGAGTCTGAAAGGGTGGCCCACTTCCCAGATGGGATTTATTTTTATGGAGAATCACCTCAACGGGATCAACTCGGTCAAGGCTATATGGTTTTTGAAGCCCGTGAGCAAAACCTGTTAGGAGCCTTTTATCTGCCCCATTCATCTTTTGATTGTTTCTATGGACAGGTTACCTCTAACCAGTTAGCCATGACTGTGATTAATAGTTACGATCGCACTGCCCATGCCTATCAAATGGGCTTGGAACCGGTGGCGATCGCCTCTAATGAGACTCTAGAGACTCAAGACCTCCAGTTTAAGCCCCAAGGCTTTCACCGCATTCCAGAACTGAGCGATTTAGAGCATGAAATTCTAGAAACTTGTCGCCAAGATCTGCAAGACCATTAGATTGGAGAAGAATTAGAGTCAACAACGGGATCGTCATTGTTGGCTCAGTTTACCACTTCAATTCAATCGTATTGACTATTGACTGCTTTATCCCTTGATCCACTTTCTGAGTTGACGATCGCAAAACACAAATAAACCCGTATATCCCCATAAGAGTATAGCCATACTTAGCATAAAAAACAATATTTTTGGATAAGTGGGTATACTAACATATTTATTAAGTTGACGAAAGATTACGAAAAATAAGGGTTGATGAATTAGGTATATTTGATACGAATATAGACCTAACAAAGAAAAGAAACTCAACAGCCAAACAACAGGTTTCATTTTTTTTCTTTTGTCCAACCATACCAACAGACTCCGAAGTGCAACAAAAAATAACGGAGTAAACAGCATGTCAAAACCGAGCATATAGCGAAAATCAAAGCCTAATTTTCCTAAGTAAATATAAACAATAAATCCCAGCAAAAAGACAAGTAAAGTCCACCAGTAATCTATCTTTCTAAATCCATCATGGTAGAAATAGATAATCCCCCAATACAATCCCAAGCCAAATTGAAAAATATAACTTCCCAGAAAATCATTCTGCAATAAGTACCAATACAGATCTGAGCTTGTATCTGTATTAAAACACAGCACTTTAGTTACCACCCCTAAAAATAGAGTTACAATCAGAAGTATTATCGGTTTACTCTGAGAAATGCGGAAAATAAGTGGCGTAACTAAGTAGGCTTGTAAAATAACCGTAAAAAACCAAAATCCAGGATTAATAGATTGGAAGGTATAACCTGCTAAACCCACTACACTTAGCAAAAAATCTGGAAAAATATATTTTTGAGGATAGGACAGAATAAAATATAAAATTAAACTAAAAACAACAGCCAATAAATAGGTGGGATAAAGGCGATTTAACCGCTTGATTAGCCACGATCTCCAGTCAAAATGAATCGTAGGAAGTAAATTTTTCCTGGCCATGACATAAGTAATATTAAATCCAGCCATGACAAAAAAGATATCAACAGCAGCAAAACCCACTTTAGCACCTAGTTTGTCAAGGGTGACGACTAAGGGGATACGCTCAGGATAATTCTGGAAAAAATGAAAAAGTAAAATACCGAAAATTGCTAGACCTTTAATTTGGTCAATCCAATTGATTCGCTGTCCTGTTTGATTAGGTTGATTAGCCATAAGAATTCCATTAAAACTTAATGTTACAAAAAATCAGCAAAAATATTAAAAAACATCCTTCCTGTATAAGATTGAGGATTTTGAGTAAGTTCAGAAGAAAATTCTGCAATTTTTATTAAATCCTCTGGCGTATCTTTTTGAGTTACTCGAACTCTTGGTAGAGTATACGGATTTTGATTATAACCTAACTTAAAAATTTGGTGATTGTATAGATATCCTGATTGATAATATCTGGCTACAGAATTTTGGATCGAAGGATTGAAGTCATTATAAGCGTAAGCAATATGAGATACAGTCTTGGAATAATGGGAATTAGCTTGATCGTCAAGACAGGATCTTAAAATGCTTTGACCTTTGGATAACTCTATGGTTAATTGATCGGGATCTAAGTGTGTTAATCTTCGATGTCTCCATCCATGAGATTGAATATCAAAAAAATCACTTTCTATTCCTTGTTTTAGTTCTTCGCAAGTTGCATACTTTTTTGATTTTTCATGAGTCATAAACCTTGAATTTACAAATAGAGTTACTGTTAATTGCTTATGATATTTTTGAGAAAGTTTTCTGAGTAAAGGGAGGACTTGAGTATACATGCTTTTGTATCCATCATCAAATGAGATAAGAACTGCCTTTTTACCGATATATTTTTGCGGAATTTTTTGTGACCGTTCTAAAAAATAGGCTTTAAGATCATCGGTAGATAAAAACCAATAATCATTTTTACACAGATATTCTAAGAATTTTTCTAACTTTTTATTTTCGTAATCTAACCCATAATTCGTGGAAGATTCGACAACATCATGAAATCCAAACAAGGAGATTTTTGTGGTCTCTAGATTAAGCATAAGCCAGGGTTCTACACTTAAGGTGCTAGAGATCAAAAATATCAATATAATCACTAAATTAAAAAACCATCTAAGCATGGAAACTTATCTTAAAGAAATTGTTGGTAAACCTCGATCATTTGTTGGGCGATCGCCGGCCAGCTATAGTGAGTGTTTGCATATTCTGCGCCGGCTGCTCCCCGTTTCAGCCGTTCTTGGCGATCGCTCAGAGCCAATCGTAAACTACCAGTTAACGAATCGACATCGCAACCACACACCCATCCAGCCGCCGATTTTTGGATATCTTCCCAAATATAAACCCCTGTGGAGATGACGACAGGGGTTCCGGAGGCGATCGCTTCAGCAACAGCAATGCCAAAATTCTCATAATAGGAAGGCAGCACGAACAGATCCGCATCCCGCAACAGTGCTGCTTTTTCCTCTCCCCGGACAAACCCCGGAAACCGGGTACAAGAGGCTAAAGGCGAGGACTGGATCTCCTGTTTAATTTGCTCCACATAGGCAGTATTTTGTGGATTTCCGCCCGCTAAAACGAACTCAAAGTCAAATTTTTCATTCACCAGGGTTTCCAGGGCAGGCAGGAGCAAATCTAAGCCCTTTTTCGGGTCGATTCTGGACATATAGAGAATCAGGGGTTTATCTGGGGGGATGTTCAGGTTGGCTCTGGCTTTTCCCGGTTCAGGCAGTTGGGGCAGTTGTACGCCCAAGGGTACAATTACCCCTGGGGTATCGGTTCCGAAGCGATCGGAAATTTTCGCTTCAATACTACTGGTAAAATGAATCGCGGCTGCTCCAGCAATATTAGGCTTTTCCCAGAGCGCCGTATAGAGGCGTTTAAGCTGTCGTTTTTTGCGTAAATCTGCTGGGTCTAAAGTTCCCAAAGGACGCATCAGATAAGGCAGTTTTTTCCGTCGGGCAATAGTAGCTGCCGCCGAACTGACGGGAGAAAACAGGGCATGAATATGGGCAATATCATACTCTGAGGCATGTTCAGACAGCCAGTTTAATAAATCTAGGGAAAACTTGTAGCGTCGGAAGGGAGAGCAGCGAAAGTAACGAATGTGATAACCATTTTCTTCCACAGGGCGGTCTAGAGGCACATCTAAAGGCGCTTCTCCCGTATCGCCATTGGAATCTGTAGTTAGAATAGTTACTTCAATACCCGCATCACTCAAGGCCGCAGACAACCCTTTGACCATCTGACTGGGGCCACCATAGACCAGAGAAATCGAAGGAACAATTTGTAAAACGCGCATTATAGTTAAGAGTATAGAAATTTATAGCATATGTACAAAATCTCCCCTCATCCCCCAGCCCCTTCTCCCGCAGGCGCTGCCCTGAGCGAAGTCGAAGGGAGAAGGGGAGAGAAGTCCCTCTCCCTTGGGAGAGGGATATAGGGAGAGGGCAAGATATCCACTTAAAATTTAGGCAAGCAACTGTTCATAAAACGATAATTGTTGTTTTGCCAAAGCCGTATTGGTATAGTGAAGCATAGCCCGTTCGTAACCTTTTTGCGCTAAATCTTGCCGTAAGTCTTGATTTTCCATCATTTGACGCAAACAGTTTCGCAAACCATCT encodes the following:
- a CDS encoding MFS transporter, producing MTSPSKIEAVSDRAAHQTSHSENNTKTIILAGVVGNVIEWYDFALYGYLAPVISLLFFPHNNELVSLLQTYGVFAAGFIMRPLGAGIFGYIGDRVSRRTELFISVILMAIPTFLLGLLPTYKQIGVAAPIILILLRLVQGLSVGGEFTGSVTYVAETAPQTRRGFTTSFVNVGSTIGLLLGLGIVTLMTHLLSEADLHNWGWRLPFLFGGILGLTGLYIRTNLPDSEVFEEHQQERQVPLLKALRQSLVPMVQAMFYAGAYSATYYIVMVYIPTYLDRFSDMPRSSVLGVNVVALAIQIGLLPLFGWLSDSTLRRKSLLLLTTLGLGLLSFPGFWLLLQPNNYEVWLAQILLAISIVPLLATSPVMMVELFPTETRLTAYSLSFNLGASIMGGTSLLVCTWLINISGNVYAPALYLVFSLVISAIALGFMSDRSREPLR
- a CDS encoding ribulose bisphosphate carboxylase small subunit encodes the protein MNYYIAPRFLNKVAIHISKNFLDLPQVPVPLILGIHGRKGEGKTFQCELIFQKMGVEVVHMSAGELESPDAGDPSRLIRLRYREAAERIKVRGKMTALMINDLDAGAGRLDERTQYTVNTQLVHGTLMNIADRPTDVQLPGSYDPTPLHRVPIIVTGNDFSTLYAPLIRDGRMDKFYWEPDRQDKLSIVKGIFAPDRLPHGTIEPLIDRFPDQSIDFFAVLRSRLYDEQILNLIETVGYDQIGKRLVNSKEKLPEFPSQTWSLDQLLQTAEQLQQQQHHINRLKLSQTYQPSPPPTTAPSPTVAENLPQKSPPLHLPSEITQQVQQILDGGYSLAVEMADSRRFRTGSWQNGGPISAQSLPEAIAQLSHILAEHPQEYIRLIAIDRQRKQRILETLIQKP
- a CDS encoding phasin family protein encodes the protein MPGLGDFVKKAFYMGVGVASYAGERAGTAISDLRPQAQKLANEMVERGEITAEEARRMVEEIVNRAQQQVNEQAEEANVEDKPKEPRRIEILDDDDPDLSTDEEVQVNHLRDQVNQLKEELKRLQQD
- a CDS encoding RNA polymerase sigma factor, RpoD/SigA family gives rise to the protein MPKTMTKTQTKPPTYTADMVRTYLHEIGRIPLLTHEQEIVLGKQVQHMMQLMEVKEEQEAELDRPISDQEWADRVELDPQELDRIVKQGQRAKQKMIEANLRLVVAIAKKYQKRNMEFLDLIQEGTLGLERGVEKFDPMRGYKFSTYAYWWIRQAITRAIAQQGRTIRLPIHITEKLNKIKKIQRELSQQLGRSATPTEIGKALDLKPAQIREYLTLSRQPVSLDLRVGDNQDTELQELLEDDGISPEHYATQELLRQDLHHLIADLTPQQQEVLNLRFGLTDGHELSLSQVGQRMSLSRERVRQLERQALTYLRRHRGLVREYLAS
- a CDS encoding acyltransferase family protein; amino-acid sequence: MANQPNQTGQRINWIDQIKGLAIFGILLFHFFQNYPERIPLVVTLDKLGAKVGFAAVDIFFVMAGFNITYVMARKNLLPTIHFDWRSWLIKRLNRLYPTYLLAVVFSLILYFILSYPQKYIFPDFLLSVVGLAGYTFQSINPGFWFFTVILQAYLVTPLIFRISQSKPIILLIVTLFLGVVTKVLCFNTDTSSDLYWYLLQNDFLGSYIFQFGLGLYWGIIYFYHDGFRKIDYWWTLLVFLLGFIVYIYLGKLGFDFRYMLGFDMLFTPLFFVALRSLLVWLDKRKKMKPVVWLLSFFSLLGLYSYQIYLIHQPLFFVIFRQLNKYVSIPTYPKILFFMLSMAILLWGYTGLFVFCDRQLRKWIKG
- a CDS encoding polysaccharide deacetylase family protein; amino-acid sequence: MLNLETTKISLFGFHDVVESSTNYGLDYENKKLEKFLEYLCKNDYWFLSTDDLKAYFLERSQKIPQKYIGKKAVLISFDDGYKSMYTQVLPLLRKLSQKYHKQLTVTLFVNSRFMTHEKSKKYATCEELKQGIESDFFDIQSHGWRHRRLTHLDPDQLTIELSKGQSILRSCLDDQANSHYSKTVSHIAYAYNDFNPSIQNSVARYYQSGYLYNHQIFKLGYNQNPYTLPRVRVTQKDTPEDLIKIAEFSSELTQNPQSYTGRMFFNIFADFL
- the hpsP gene encoding hormogonium polysaccharide biosynthesis glycosyltransferase HpsP — encoded protein: MRVLQIVPSISLVYGGPSQMVKGLSAALSDAGIEVTILTTDSNGDTGEAPLDVPLDRPVEENGYHIRYFRCSPFRRYKFSLDLLNWLSEHASEYDIAHIHALFSPVSSAAATIARRKKLPYLMRPLGTLDPADLRKKRQLKRLYTALWEKPNIAGAAAIHFTSSIEAKISDRFGTDTPGVIVPLGVQLPQLPEPGKARANLNIPPDKPLILYMSRIDPKKGLDLLLPALETLVNEKFDFEFVLAGGNPQNTAYVEQIKQEIQSSPLASCTRFPGFVRGEEKAALLRDADLFVLPSYYENFGIAVAEAIASGTPVVISTGVYIWEDIQKSAAGWVCGCDVDSLTGSLRLALSDRQERLKRGAAGAEYANTHYSWPAIAQQMIEVYQQFL